A region of Mesorhizobium sp. M3A.F.Ca.ET.080.04.2.1 DNA encodes the following proteins:
- a CDS encoding HAD family phosphatase — translation MTPRAVFWDMDGTLVDSEPLHEAALIAALRSVGIAPPTNLHERVLGIAAWPVYEMLRDEFGLDLPFDDWIVRKYDHYLPLAETLRPRSGAIEVFHELRAQGIEQAVVSNSDRLIVDANLSAVGLVYPGMHTVSRNDVRQGKPHAEPFLRAAYLAGVDPADAVAVDDSHTGAMAGLAAGMKTIFWPEAPMEGPPGAIVINSAEELRAELGL, via the coding sequence ATGACGCCGAGAGCGGTTTTCTGGGATATGGACGGCACGCTGGTCGACAGCGAGCCGCTGCACGAGGCGGCGCTGATCGCCGCGCTGCGCAGCGTCGGCATCGCGCCGCCGACCAACCTGCATGAGCGCGTGCTCGGCATCGCCGCCTGGCCGGTGTACGAGATGCTGCGCGACGAGTTCGGCCTCGACCTGCCCTTCGACGACTGGATCGTGCGCAAATACGACCACTACCTGCCATTGGCCGAAACGCTGAGGCCACGGTCGGGCGCGATCGAAGTGTTCCACGAATTGCGGGCGCAGGGAATCGAGCAGGCCGTGGTGTCCAATTCCGACCGGCTGATCGTCGACGCCAATCTCAGCGCGGTCGGTCTCGTCTATCCCGGCATGCATACGGTGAGCCGCAACGACGTGCGCCAAGGCAAGCCGCATGCGGAGCCCTTCCTGCGCGCCGCCTACCTCGCCGGTGTCGATCCGGCGGATGCGGTCGCCGTCGACGACAGCCATACCGGCGCCATGGCGGGACTTGCGGCGGGAATGAAGACGATCTTCTGGCCGGAGGCGCCGATGGAAGGGCCCCCCGGCGCCATCGTCATCAACAGCGCCGAAGAGCTGCGAGCCGAACTCGGACTCTGA
- a CDS encoding class II aldolase and adducin N-terminal domain-containing protein gives MSLARLQKTNLPYYEERVDLAAAFRWTARLNMHEAVANHFSLSVNEDGTKFLMNPNQVHFSRIKASDLLLIDASDPDTLSGPNAPDPTAWGLHGAIHRNVPHARCVMHVHSIHATVLASLADSTLPPIDQNSAMFFNRHVVDANYGGLAFEEEGERCSQLLNDPKVKVMVMGNHGVMVIGDTVADTFNRMFYFERAAETYIKALWTGRPLRRLSDEIAEKTASEMDDYPGQAERHLSELKAILDEEEPAYRN, from the coding sequence ATGAGCCTTGCCCGCCTGCAGAAGACCAACCTGCCTTACTACGAAGAGCGTGTCGATCTCGCGGCCGCCTTCCGCTGGACCGCGCGCCTGAACATGCATGAGGCGGTGGCCAATCACTTCTCGCTGTCCGTCAACGAGGACGGCACCAAGTTCCTGATGAACCCGAACCAGGTACATTTCTCGCGCATCAAGGCGAGCGACCTGCTCCTGATCGACGCCAGCGACCCCGACACGCTGTCCGGCCCCAACGCCCCGGACCCGACCGCGTGGGGCCTGCACGGCGCCATTCATCGCAACGTGCCGCATGCGCGCTGCGTCATGCATGTGCATTCGATCCACGCTACGGTTCTTGCCTCGCTGGCTGACTCGACGCTGCCGCCGATCGACCAGAACTCGGCGATGTTCTTCAATCGCCATGTCGTCGATGCCAACTATGGCGGGCTGGCTTTCGAGGAAGAGGGCGAGCGCTGCTCGCAGCTTCTCAACGACCCAAAGGTCAAGGTGATGGTCATGGGCAATCACGGCGTGATGGTCATCGGCGACACTGTCGCCGACACCTTCAACCGCATGTTCTATTTCGAGCGCGCCGCCGAGACCTACATCAAGGCGCTGTGGACCGGCCGCCCGTTGCGCAGGCTCTCCGACGAGATCGCGGAAAAGACGGCCAGCGAGATGGACGACTATCCCGGCCAGGCCGAGCGCCATCTTTCCGAGCTGAAGGCGATCCTCGACGAGGAGGAGCCCGCCTACCGGAATTGA
- the ureG gene encoding urease accessory protein UreG: MSQPNGPLRIGIGGPVGSGKTTLTEKLCKALRDQFSIAVVTNDIYTKEDAMMLARLQALPEDRIVGVETGGCPHTAIREDASINLRAIAELNKKFPGLDIVFIESGGDNLAATFSPDLADLTLYVISVCQGEEIPRKGGPAITRSDFLIINKSDLAPYVNVNLDVMEADAARMRGKRPFAFTDLSRGKGLQEVIDFIVEHGGLQSARLGAIPEKMHSGFPSGTA; encoded by the coding sequence ATGAGCCAGCCCAACGGTCCCCTTCGCATCGGCATCGGCGGCCCCGTCGGTTCCGGCAAGACGACGCTGACCGAAAAGCTCTGCAAAGCTCTGCGCGACCAGTTCTCGATCGCCGTCGTCACCAACGACATCTACACCAAGGAGGACGCCATGATGCTGGCGCGCCTGCAGGCTCTGCCGGAGGATCGCATCGTCGGCGTCGAGACCGGCGGCTGTCCGCATACGGCCATTCGTGAGGACGCCTCGATCAACCTGCGGGCCATCGCCGAGCTGAACAAGAAGTTCCCCGGCCTCGACATTGTTTTCATCGAATCCGGCGGCGACAATCTCGCCGCCACCTTCTCGCCGGATCTCGCCGACCTGACGCTTTACGTCATCTCGGTCTGCCAGGGTGAGGAGATCCCGCGCAAGGGCGGCCCGGCCATCACCCGCTCCGATTTCCTCATCATCAACAAGAGCGACCTCGCGCCCTATGTGAACGTCAACCTCGACGTGATGGAGGCGGATGCCGCCCGCATGCGCGGCAAACGGCCGTTCGCCTTCACCGATCTATCGCGCGGCAAGGGCTTGCAGGAGGTGATCGACTTCATTGTCGAGCATGGCGGGCTGCAATCGGCGCGGCTTGGAGCGATCCCGGAAAAAATGCACAGCGGTTTTCCGTCCGGAACTGCGTAA
- a CDS encoding DUF3995 domain-containing protein: protein MIILALIISLVLLLITTLHVYWGLGGIWPGTDAKSCARAVVGFRGVDEMPSPVASFAVAACLALATLWPLALAGLFATPFPREGLATTALLIGLVFLGRGIAGFTPWWRRLAPEQPFARLDQRLYSPLCLLIGAGFAVLAITEFPA from the coding sequence ATGATCATCCTTGCCTTGATCATCTCCTTGGTTCTGCTTCTGATCACCACGCTGCATGTCTATTGGGGCCTCGGCGGCATCTGGCCGGGCACGGACGCCAAATCCTGCGCCCGTGCCGTCGTCGGCTTTCGCGGCGTCGACGAGATGCCGTCGCCCGTGGCGAGCTTCGCGGTTGCCGCTTGCCTTGCGCTTGCTACGCTCTGGCCGCTGGCGCTCGCAGGTCTATTCGCCACGCCCTTTCCGAGAGAGGGGCTCGCCACCACCGCCTTGCTCATCGGCCTCGTCTTCCTCGGCCGCGGCATAGCCGGCTTCACGCCCTGGTGGCGCCGGCTTGCGCCGGAGCAGCCTTTCGCCCGGCTCGACCAGCGCCTTTATTCGCCGCTCTGCCTGCTGATCGGGGCAGGCTTCGCGGTTCTCGCCATCACGGAGTTTCCGGCATGA
- a CDS encoding urease accessory protein UreF, with product MTAMSMVMITITMTEQPSGIALLRLMAWLSPSFPVGGYSYSHGIERAVHDGLISDRDDLAGWLETLVEMGSGWNDAVLFAESWRRARDGGDLAELATLAEALAGSKERHLETMLQGAAFLKAASAWPCPALERLPSDCPYCVAVGAVAGSHGIGLAEALSAFLQAFFSNLLQAAIRLGVLGQVDATSLLAGFEPLALATATRAARSSLDDLGGSAFVSDIMAMQHETQYSRLFRS from the coding sequence ATGACCGCCATGAGCATGGTCATGATCACCATCACCATGACTGAGCAGCCGTCCGGCATAGCGCTGCTGCGGCTGATGGCCTGGCTGTCGCCGTCCTTTCCGGTCGGGGGCTATTCCTACAGCCATGGTATCGAGCGCGCCGTGCATGACGGGCTGATCTCAGATCGCGACGATCTTGCCGGCTGGCTGGAGACGCTGGTCGAGATGGGCTCCGGTTGGAACGATGCGGTGCTGTTCGCCGAAAGCTGGCGGCGGGCGCGGGACGGCGGCGATCTGGCGGAGCTTGCCACGCTTGCAGAGGCGCTTGCCGGTTCAAAGGAGCGCCACCTCGAAACCATGCTGCAGGGCGCGGCCTTTCTCAAGGCCGCATCCGCATGGCCATGCCCGGCGCTGGAACGCCTGCCGAGCGACTGTCCCTATTGCGTTGCGGTCGGCGCCGTTGCCGGCAGCCATGGCATCGGCCTTGCCGAGGCGCTTTCCGCCTTTCTGCAGGCGTTCTTCTCCAATCTCCTGCAGGCCGCGATCCGGCTCGGCGTCCTCGGTCAGGTTGATGCCACATCATTGTTGGCCGGCTTCGAGCCTTTGGCACTTGCGACGGCGACCCGCGCGGCGAGGTCCTCGCTTGACGATCTCGGCGGCTCGGCCTTCGTGTCGGACATCATGGCCATGCAGCACGAAACCCAATATTCGCGACTGTTCCGCTCATGA
- the ureE gene encoding urease accessory protein UreE has protein sequence MKLNITTDFTKFPRAVRVLSAGAAEAVAPYDQAVLAHDERHLRRRAIETATGSKVLVDLPEPVALNNGDRLVLEDGRQLEIIAAPEEVYDVRARDAVHLTELAWHIGNRHLAAAIEEDRILILRDHVIKAMLEGLGAVVREVSEPFSPVRGAYSGHGHDHGGHAHDHHHHHHGHDRHEHGHDHHHHD, from the coding sequence ATGAAGCTCAACATCACCACCGATTTCACCAAATTCCCGCGCGCCGTCCGGGTGTTATCCGCCGGGGCGGCGGAAGCGGTGGCACCCTATGACCAGGCCGTGCTGGCGCATGACGAGCGGCATCTGCGCCGCCGCGCCATCGAAACGGCAACTGGCAGCAAGGTGTTGGTCGATCTGCCCGAACCGGTGGCGCTCAACAATGGCGACCGGCTGGTGCTGGAGGACGGCCGGCAGCTCGAGATTATCGCCGCGCCGGAAGAGGTCTACGACGTCCGCGCCCGCGACGCCGTGCATCTGACCGAACTCGCCTGGCATATCGGCAATCGCCATCTCGCAGCGGCGATCGAGGAGGACCGCATCCTCATCCTGCGCGACCATGTCATCAAAGCGATGCTGGAAGGGCTTGGCGCTGTGGTGCGCGAAGTGTCCGAGCCGTTCAGTCCGGTACGCGGCGCCTATTCCGGACATGGTCACGACCATGGCGGCCACGCGCATGACCATCATCACCATCATCACGGTCATGACCGCCATGAGCATGGTCATGATCACCATCACCATGACTGA
- a CDS encoding glutathione S-transferase family protein, with protein MYKAVGSRGSRVSRVLWMLEELGQPYEFVEVKLRSPEAFALNPSGKVPILIDGDLRITDSAAICVYLADKHAEKGMGAGPGLAGRAEMDSWMHFAQSEFEAPLWNKLRHRFILPKELRVDVGPAAAHDFASEVKALNRRLGDKPFALGDRFSAVDVLLGDMGGWARAGRFPIESERVKAYFDRVLSRPARARSQANGGAMK; from the coding sequence ATGTACAAAGCTGTCGGATCGCGAGGCTCACGGGTCAGCCGTGTGCTGTGGATGCTCGAGGAACTCGGTCAGCCCTACGAGTTCGTCGAGGTCAAGCTGCGCTCGCCGGAGGCCTTTGCGCTCAATCCTTCCGGCAAGGTGCCGATCCTGATCGACGGCGATCTGAGGATCACGGATTCGGCGGCGATCTGCGTCTATCTGGCGGACAAGCATGCGGAAAAGGGCATGGGCGCCGGTCCCGGTCTCGCCGGCCGCGCCGAGATGGATTCCTGGATGCATTTTGCCCAGTCGGAATTCGAGGCGCCGTTGTGGAACAAGCTGCGTCACCGCTTCATCTTGCCCAAGGAGCTGCGGGTCGATGTCGGCCCGGCCGCGGCCCATGATTTCGCTTCCGAGGTGAAGGCGCTGAATCGGCGGCTTGGCGACAAGCCGTTCGCGCTTGGCGACCGCTTCTCGGCCGTCGATGTCCTGCTCGGCGACATGGGCGGTTGGGCACGCGCCGGTCGATTCCCGATCGAATCCGAACGGGTCAAGGCCTATTTTGATCGCGTGCTGTCGCGACCCGCTCGTGCAAGATCGCAGGCTAATGGCGGAGCCATGAAATGA
- the ureC gene encoding urease subunit alpha — MMARISRAAYAQMYGPTVGDKVRLADTELFIAVEEDFTVHGEEVKFGGGKVIRDGMGQSQAARAEGAVDTVITNALVVDALAGIVKADIGLKDGRIAAIGKAGNPDTQAGVTIIIGPGTEIIAGEGKILTAGGFDAHIHFICPQQIEEALMSGITTMLGGGTGPAHGTLATTCTPGPWHMARMIQSFDAFPMNIGLAGKGNASRPAALEEMVLAGACSLKLHEDWGTTPAAIDCCLSVADAYDVQVMIHTDTLNESGFVEDTVAAIQGRTIHAFHTEGAGGGHAPDIIKVCGLPNVIPSSTNPTRPYTVNTLAEHLDMLMVCHHLSPSIPEDIAFAESRIRKETIAAEDILHDLGAFSIISSDSQAMGRVGEVAIRCWQTADKMKRQRGALPEETGDNDNFRVRRYIAKYTINPAIAHGLSKEIGSVTVGKRADLVLWNPAFFGVKPEMVLVGGSIAAAPMGDPNASIPTPQPMHYRPMFGAYGKALTNSSVTFVSRAAFDAGLQGRLGVEKAMVAVENTRGGIGKRSMVLNDATPHVEVDPETYEVRADGELLTCEPATVLPMAQRYFLF; from the coding sequence CTGATGGCCAGAATTAGCCGCGCCGCCTATGCGCAGATGTACGGCCCGACCGTCGGCGACAAGGTACGGCTGGCCGACACCGAACTCTTCATCGCGGTCGAGGAGGACTTCACCGTGCATGGCGAGGAGGTGAAGTTCGGTGGCGGCAAGGTCATCCGCGACGGCATGGGCCAGAGCCAGGCCGCGCGGGCTGAGGGCGCGGTCGACACCGTGATCACCAACGCACTGGTCGTCGATGCGCTGGCCGGCATCGTCAAGGCCGACATAGGGCTGAAGGACGGGCGCATCGCGGCCATCGGCAAGGCCGGCAATCCGGACACCCAAGCCGGCGTCACCATCATCATCGGTCCCGGCACCGAGATCATCGCCGGCGAGGGCAAGATCCTGACCGCCGGTGGCTTCGACGCGCATATCCACTTCATCTGCCCGCAGCAGATCGAGGAAGCGCTGATGAGCGGCATCACGACGATGCTCGGCGGCGGCACCGGTCCTGCGCATGGCACCTTGGCGACCACCTGCACGCCGGGTCCCTGGCACATGGCGCGCATGATCCAGTCCTTCGACGCCTTCCCGATGAACATCGGCTTGGCCGGCAAGGGCAATGCCTCCCGGCCGGCAGCGCTCGAGGAAATGGTGCTTGCCGGCGCCTGCTCGCTGAAGCTGCATGAGGACTGGGGCACGACGCCGGCCGCGATCGACTGCTGCCTGTCGGTCGCCGACGCCTATGACGTGCAGGTGATGATCCACACCGACACGCTGAACGAATCGGGCTTCGTCGAGGATACGGTCGCGGCGATCCAGGGTCGCACCATCCATGCCTTCCACACCGAAGGCGCCGGCGGCGGACATGCGCCCGACATCATCAAGGTCTGCGGCCTGCCCAACGTCATTCCGTCCTCGACCAATCCGACCCGGCCCTACACGGTGAACACCCTCGCCGAGCATCTCGACATGCTGATGGTCTGCCACCATCTGTCGCCCTCGATCCCCGAGGACATCGCCTTTGCCGAAAGCCGCATCCGCAAGGAAACGATCGCGGCCGAGGACATACTGCACGACCTCGGCGCCTTCTCGATCATCTCCTCCGACAGTCAGGCCATGGGCCGCGTCGGCGAGGTGGCGATCCGCTGCTGGCAGACCGCCGACAAGATGAAGCGCCAGCGCGGCGCGCTGCCTGAGGAAACCGGCGACAACGACAATTTCCGCGTCCGCCGCTACATCGCCAAATACACCATCAACCCGGCCATCGCGCATGGCCTGTCGAAGGAGATCGGCTCGGTGACGGTGGGCAAGCGCGCCGACCTCGTGCTGTGGAATCCCGCCTTCTTCGGCGTCAAGCCGGAGATGGTGCTGGTCGGCGGCTCGATCGCCGCAGCACCCATGGGCGACCCCAACGCCTCGATCCCGACGCCGCAGCCGATGCATTACCGGCCGATGTTCGGTGCCTATGGCAAGGCGCTGACCAACTCCTCGGTGACTTTCGTCTCCAGGGCCGCCTTCGATGCCGGCCTGCAGGGCAGGCTGGGCGTGGAGAAGGCCATGGTCGCGGTCGAGAACACGCGCGGCGGCATCGGCAAGCGTTCGATGGTGCTGAACGACGCCACGCCGCATGTCGAGGTCGACCCGGAAACCTATGAGGTCCGCGCCGACGGCGAGCTGCTGACCTGCGAGCCGGCGACGGTGCTGCCGATGGCGCAGCGGTATTTCCTGTTCTAA
- a CDS encoding urease subunit beta yields the protein MIPGEVVTAEGEIELNKGLPTVTLKVANSGDRPIQVGSHYHFFETNAGLKFARERARGMRLDIAAGTAMRFEPGQERDVTLVPLGGKREVFGFQQKVMGKL from the coding sequence ATGATCCCCGGCGAAGTCGTCACGGCAGAAGGCGAGATCGAGCTCAACAAGGGCCTGCCGACGGTCACGCTGAAAGTCGCCAACAGCGGTGATCGGCCGATCCAGGTCGGCAGCCACTATCATTTCTTCGAGACCAACGCAGGCCTGAAGTTCGCTCGCGAACGCGCGCGCGGCATGCGGCTCGACATCGCCGCCGGCACGGCCATGCGCTTCGAGCCTGGGCAGGAGCGCGACGTGACGCTGGTGCCGCTCGGCGGTAAGCGCGAGGTCTTCGGATTTCAGCAGAAGGTGATGGGCAAGCTGTGA
- a CDS encoding HupE/UreJ family protein, which produces MIFGSTIRTTLAAILLVAAVMPAYAHVGIGTTSSFTAGFEHPMSGLDHVAVMIAVGLWAALKGGRAVWAWPLAFVGVMLAGAALGMLQVPVPFVEPGILASVVALGLLVALAVDLPVSAGVAIIGLFALFHGHAHGTEVPETAAGLEYVAGFAVATALLHAVGITAALGLGTRFRGLTRAAGASCAAVGIGLAFGVL; this is translated from the coding sequence ATGATCTTCGGTTCGACGATACGCACCACGCTTGCAGCCATCCTGCTCGTGGCAGCCGTGATGCCCGCCTATGCCCATGTCGGAATCGGCACCACCTCCTCTTTCACCGCCGGCTTTGAGCATCCGATGTCCGGCCTCGACCATGTGGCGGTGATGATCGCCGTCGGCCTGTGGGCAGCGCTGAAAGGCGGCAGGGCAGTTTGGGCATGGCCGCTTGCCTTCGTCGGCGTCATGCTGGCCGGCGCCGCGCTCGGAATGCTGCAGGTGCCGGTTCCCTTCGTCGAGCCGGGCATTCTCGCCTCCGTCGTGGCGCTCGGCCTGCTTGTGGCTCTGGCGGTAGACCTGCCGGTCTCGGCAGGTGTCGCGATCATCGGCCTATTTGCTCTCTTCCATGGCCATGCGCACGGCACCGAAGTGCCGGAGACAGCAGCCGGCCTCGAATACGTGGCCGGCTTCGCCGTTGCGACGGCGCTTCTGCACGCCGTCGGCATCACGGCAGCACTCGGGCTCGGGACGCGGTTTCGTGGCCTGACCCGCGCCGCCGGTGCCTCCTGCGCGGCGGTCGGCATTGGCCTCGCCTTCGGCGTGCTGTGA
- a CDS encoding DUF1272 domain-containing protein — protein sequence MLELRPNCECCDKDLAPDATDAVICTFECTFCADCAQNVLGGVCPNCGGNFSPRPIRPAAKLEKYPASTRRVLKAEGCGPAKAA from the coding sequence ATGCTGGAGCTCAGGCCTAACTGCGAATGCTGCGACAAGGACTTGGCACCCGATGCCACGGACGCCGTGATCTGCACCTTCGAATGCACTTTCTGCGCCGACTGTGCCCAGAATGTGCTGGGGGGCGTCTGCCCGAACTGCGGCGGCAATTTCTCGCCCCGGCCGATCCGGCCGGCGGCAAAACTGGAGAAATATCCGGCCTCGACCAGACGCGTGCTCAAGGCCGAGGGCTGCGGCCCCGCCAAGGCCGCCTGA
- a CDS encoding urease subunit gamma gives MNLTPREKDKLLIAMAAIVARKRLERGVKLNHPEAIALITDFVVEGARDGRPVAELMEAGAHVVTRAQVMDGIAEMIHDVQVEATFPDGTKLVTVHEPIR, from the coding sequence ATGAATTTGACGCCGCGTGAAAAGGACAAGCTGCTCATCGCCATGGCGGCGATCGTGGCGCGCAAGCGGCTGGAACGCGGCGTCAAGCTCAACCACCCCGAGGCGATTGCTTTAATCACCGACTTCGTCGTCGAGGGCGCCCGCGACGGCCGCCCCGTGGCCGAGCTGATGGAAGCCGGCGCCCATGTCGTCACCCGCGCACAGGTCATGGACGGCATTGCCGAGATGATCCACGACGTCCAGGTCGAGGCGACGTTTCCCGACGGCACCAAGCTGGTGACAGTTCACGAACCGATCAGGTGA
- a CDS encoding urease accessory protein UreD: MIDDSLPRLTANPTPATQRVAGRARLFCGRAGGRTRLQRLYQDGSAKIRMPAVRGDPLEAVLINTAGGLTGGDRLAWEVKVDAGASVSITTQACEKVYRAASDRAETRVDLGVGAGGRLAWLPQETIVFDRAAFARTLDVELAAGAEALLLEATLFGRLAMGERMIAGSFHDRWRIRQEGALVHAEDFRIEPEIAARLQHPAVAGGAVAIATLLLVSPRAEMLLEPARTIIADRGGASFWSVGRSGKLLARLAAGDGYRLRKRLVPLIELLNGQAGLPKLWSL, from the coding sequence ATGATCGACGATAGCTTGCCTCGCTTGACCGCGAACCCGACGCCGGCCACTCAACGGGTTGCCGGGCGAGCCAGGCTTTTCTGCGGCAGAGCCGGCGGCCGCACGCGTCTTCAACGGCTTTATCAGGACGGATCGGCCAAGATCCGCATGCCCGCCGTGCGGGGTGATCCGCTGGAGGCCGTGCTGATCAACACCGCCGGCGGGCTGACCGGCGGCGACCGGCTGGCCTGGGAGGTGAAGGTCGATGCCGGCGCGTCGGTCTCCATTACCACCCAGGCGTGCGAGAAGGTCTATCGGGCGGCCTCGGACCGGGCCGAGACCCGCGTCGATCTCGGCGTCGGCGCTGGTGGCCGCCTCGCCTGGCTGCCGCAGGAGACAATCGTCTTCGACCGCGCGGCCTTCGCCCGCACGCTGGATGTCGAGCTCGCCGCCGGCGCCGAAGCGCTGCTGCTGGAGGCCACGCTTTTCGGCCGGCTCGCCATGGGCGAGCGCATGATTGCCGGCAGCTTCCATGACCGTTGGCGGATCCGCCAGGAAGGCGCCCTGGTCCATGCCGAAGATTTCCGCATCGAACCTGAGATAGCGGCCAGGCTTCAGCACCCGGCGGTGGCTGGCGGGGCGGTGGCCATTGCGACGCTGCTCCTGGTCTCACCGCGCGCCGAGATGCTCCTCGAGCCGGCACGCACGATCATTGCAGACCGGGGCGGCGCCAGTTTCTGGAGCGTCGGCCGATCTGGCAAGCTTCTTGCGAGGCTTGCCGCCGGCGATGGCTACCGGCTCCGCAAGCGGCTGGTACCGCTCATCGAGCTGCTCAACGGGCAGGCTGGCCTGCCCAAATTATGGTCACTCTGA
- a CDS encoding acyl carrier protein, with product MADQLATEIIEKIKAHAETGGEEITTSTDLNTLGIHSLELTEIIFDLEEKYGIEIEMNTVDAWSNLKNVGDMVEAVRALIAKKA from the coding sequence ATGGCTGACCAGCTGGCGACCGAAATCATCGAGAAGATCAAGGCTCATGCCGAGACCGGGGGCGAGGAAATCACCACCAGCACCGACCTCAACACGCTGGGAATCCATTCGCTGGAGCTCACCGAGATCATCTTCGATCTCGAGGAGAAATACGGCATCGAGATCGAGATGAACACGGTCGATGCCTGGAGCAACCTGAAGAACGTCGGCGACATGGTCGAGGCGGTTCGCGCGCTGATCGCGAAAAAAGCCTGA
- a CDS encoding beta-ketoacyl-[acyl-carrier-protein] synthase family protein, with protein MLKRVVITGIGGICGLGNDVPAIWNEMRAGRSAIGTIENPFLHDLKVKVGCEVKTLPDHGIDRKQLVSMDRFSLLAVIAAREAMRQSGLAAHADNTYRMGAVVGVGVAGFETIEENYRAILVDGRSRAAIFTVPKVMPGAAAGQVSMNLGLRGPVFGVTSACSSANHAIASAVDQIRLGRADVMVAGGTEAPLVWGVLKGWEALRVLSPDTCRPFSADRQGLSLGEGAGMAVLESYDHATARGATILAEIAGTGLSADASDIVAPTVEGPEAAMRFCLADAGLNPEDIDYLNAHGTGTKANDQIETAAIKRVFGEHTRGLSVSSTKSMHAHCLGASGGLEMIACIMAIRDGVVPPTANFREPDPDCDLDVTPNTARERKVRAALSNSFAFGGTNAVLAFKAV; from the coding sequence ATGCTGAAACGCGTCGTCATCACCGGCATTGGCGGGATATGCGGGCTCGGCAACGATGTGCCCGCCATCTGGAACGAAATGCGCGCCGGCCGCTCGGCGATCGGCACGATCGAGAATCCGTTCCTGCATGATTTGAAGGTGAAGGTCGGCTGCGAAGTCAAGACGTTGCCGGACCACGGCATCGACCGCAAGCAACTGGTGTCGATGGACCGCTTCAGCCTGCTGGCGGTGATCGCCGCCCGGGAAGCCATGCGGCAGTCCGGCTTGGCGGCGCATGCCGACAACACCTACCGGATGGGTGCCGTCGTCGGCGTCGGCGTCGCCGGCTTCGAGACCATCGAGGAGAATTATCGCGCGATCCTGGTGGATGGGCGCAGCCGCGCCGCCATCTTCACCGTGCCGAAGGTGATGCCGGGTGCGGCAGCCGGCCAGGTCAGCATGAATCTCGGCCTGCGCGGCCCGGTGTTCGGCGTCACCTCGGCCTGCTCGTCGGCCAATCACGCCATCGCCAGCGCCGTCGACCAGATCAGGCTCGGCCGCGCCGACGTGATGGTCGCCGGCGGCACCGAGGCGCCGCTGGTGTGGGGCGTGCTCAAGGGCTGGGAAGCGCTCAGAGTGCTTTCGCCCGATACGTGCCGGCCCTTCTCGGCCGACCGCCAGGGCCTGTCGCTCGGCGAAGGCGCCGGCATGGCGGTGCTGGAAAGCTACGATCACGCCACGGCGCGCGGTGCCACCATCCTGGCCGAGATCGCCGGCACCGGCCTGTCGGCCGACGCCTCCGACATCGTCGCGCCGACCGTCGAGGGACCGGAGGCGGCGATGCGGTTTTGCCTGGCGGATGCCGGGCTCAATCCGGAAGATATCGACTATCTCAACGCGCACGGCACCGGCACCAAGGCCAATGACCAGATCGAGACGGCGGCGATCAAGCGCGTCTTCGGCGAGCACACGCGCGGACTCTCGGTCTCTTCGACAAAGTCCATGCACGCGCACTGCCTCGGCGCGTCGGGCGGGCTGGAGATGATCGCCTGCATCATGGCCATCCGCGACGGGGTCGTGCCGCCGACGGCGAATTTCCGCGAGCCCGACCCCGACTGCGATCTCGACGTGACGCCGAACACGGCGCGCGAGCGCAAGGTGCGTGCTGCGCTCAGCAACAGCTTCGCCTTCGGCGGCACCAATGCGGTGCTGGCCTTCAAGGCGGTCTGA